The sequence GtgcattggaatgggctgccaaGGAGGTGGGGTCACCGTCCCTGAAGATGTTTAagaagagcctggatgtggcatcagtgccatggtccagttgacaaggtggtgttgggtcaaaggttggactcaatgatctcagaggtcttttccaacctgattgattctgtgattctgtaactaCTATTGCTTCTTAATTTGAAAGCCTTTTGTTCTGAATTGTTCTGAAAAAGCAGGGTGTGTTTCTGATCCTGCTGTAGCAAACGTGGCAGCAATCAAATGGGTGCCATCATCAGGTGTAGAGACCAAAATGCAGACAAGCCCTCAGTTCAGTGACCAGTGGAGTGATTCACTGGGCTTTAGTGCTGAGGTCTGTCTGCTGTTACATGTTTACAGGCTTTGAGTCAGGATATGACAAAAGTCATTTGCATTAGATATTAGAATTTGGGAATGCTCTGATTTTACAGACCTCCAAAACTGGGTCccaaagagcaaaaaaaatcagaatagaGAGAGCACTGCTGGCTTAGCCTTCCAGCAAGAGGCCAGAAGGTGGAATTACAGCTAATTCACAGCACAGTTTGGGGAGAGGGCAAAGAAACCAAGGCTCTAGACCAGCTTTCCAAGCTTTAGTTTTGGAACAATGCCCATGGTCTGTGGTGAGGTGCCTGCTTGTAGCCTTCTTTGTGGGCAGCAGAAGTGGAACAAAAACCTAAGAGGGAGTATGTAAAACCTTAATGAAGAAATGAGAGTGACTGTGGTTCATGGCAGGAAAGTCACTTCATCAGAGACAGCTGGAGCACCTCACTCGTGCTGCCTTGCTGTGGCAGATGCTTTGGTGTCATTGTGCAATtgtagagagagagaaagcaggtTATGCACtcaaatgttttattctctgGGTAAAACCACATGTGGTAGCTGGGGTTTGGCCTAAAAGGCCAGGTGGTGCCATCCAACTTTCTGCTTGCCCCCCAAAATTCCCAGCCAACATGGTAGTGGCAATGCAGAGTAAAAGGTCTATTGAGCAGGATCATGTAAACAAGTGGTTTAGTACTCAAAAGTTCAATTTAGAGTTTGCTGCAGTCCTCTTTTGAGCCTGCTGCATCCTGAAACTGTGCTGTCAAAGCTGGACATAATAGATAAGCACAATAATAGCCCAGAAGATGATAAAAAAGGGATGAGATCAAATTCCTTGGTATAAATAGCATTTCCTGTAAACCAGAGTTTTGCAAGTCATCATCCCTGTGTATTGGGGAGGGAGGAACCTGGAGgaaaggcagggcaggaggagtcTGCAGTGTCTCTGCTCTGACACTCAACTTTCATGGAGCAATGGTAAATAGAGTCATCAAAGATGAAGATCAACCCTGTCAGCTCATGGATAGTCCAAGCAGGAGGAAAGCTTTCTTTCCAGTAAGGACTGCTAAATGGCATTTTATTATGATGGTGTCTCCATTATATCcttgcagctggagcagggtgCCGACAGAATGATGTTGTTCAGAAACTGTTGGATTTCATTGCAGCCAAAGTCCATTTGTCTGTGGATTCCTTTCACTGAGCAGCATGGCCCTAGCTCTGCAGTGGAGCTGGGCCTAGGCAAGGCTTCTGATCACACATTGTGTTTTGGAGCCAGCTGAGAGAGGTCTCTTGGCTGAACCTGGTGTGCAGGGAACCTGTGGGCAGGACAAGTAGGGGCAGAGCTTTTCCTACCTGAAGAAAATCTACAGAAACACTACTTTATCTGAAGGTGATAGAAGCTTCAGTCTCAGAGATAGAGACTGTCCTCAACTGAAGGCTCTTCTAGTTTTGTTAGCAATGACTTAAATGAGGCACTTAGGAGAGGGAAATGTGTGCATTCCTGTCTGTGTGCACCCATTAGTGCTGCACTAGAGATTTCCAGGATGAGTCTGGCTCATAACCATAGATGTGGTGGGCCAAAGCTGGCCCTGTTGTTTCCCACACCAGAGCCACAAATGTCCTAAGAGTTTATTACACAGTCACTGTCACTTCACCAGGGGTCTTGCgctgtttatttttccaactGATTCTTCCTTGTGGCTTATCCAGGCTTAGTGGTGCATCACCTTTCCTTGGAGAAACTAAACAAGAAACGCTTGCCAACATCACAGCTGTGAATTACGATTTTGATGAAGAGTTTTTCAGCAATACCAGTGACCTGGCCAAAGATTTTATTCAGAAACTTCTGGTGAAAGATACACGGTAAGGAAAAACTCCAGAAAGATCCGTTTGTCTCTCAAGATAAACCTGGTAAAACATAGCCTGATGAGGTATGTGCAAAGCTTTCCTTGCAGTTGCATTGCCATTCCAGAGCAAGGCAGGGGGTGTTAATCACTACCCCAGAAGCTCTAAGGAACCAAATCTCCTCAGTTAAATTTCATGTTCAGGACTGAATTCTCACCTGAGACAAGCTGGTACAACAGGGTGTGGCTGAAGGGCTGAAAATGGTGTGCAGAACCTCGGGTTCAGGGTAACTCCCACTCCACTGTTTCAGTCTACTATGAACTGCTTACAAGGAGGTGATACCATCCCAGAATATGCCCCCAGTGGTGCCATGCCAGAAAAATCTTTACATGTGCTGATATGGAATTGCTCTAAGTCTCTCTGCAGTCACCCAGAGTTTGTGTGACAGCTCTGCAGATCTTTATTCCCGGTTCATAGGAACCACAGACTTCCTGCTTTTAATAAAGCTCATGCAGGAGTAGCATCTCCTTCCCTGTAACTTTGTCCTGGAGGGAAGTCAGACCATTGTGGTTCTTTCTAGTGGCTTCAGTGGGGGAGGAAATAGGTATGAGAGGGCTGTTCAGTCAAGATTTCTGCAAATCATCAGGCCTCAGAGTGGGGAGAGCTAGCTGGGGTTTGAGAGGTTTGCACAGGTCCTGCAGcctctttttaataaagaaagaagtCAGTGATGATACTTgtcccacatccctgtgcaacactgtgtttctctctttGATTCTCAGTGCTCTTAATGTGCTGTTCTCCAAACTGCCACAATGCAGGAGGAAGTTAGAATTGATCAAGTTTGATTAGGTTTAAGTATTGCTCTCAGAAATGTTGCTTTcaggaaacagcagctcctgcagtgctgtaaTCTCCTGTTCCAAAGGACAGCTTTGATGCAATTACTGTTGTATCAAAGACACACTTGTATCAAAGGTGTACAGCAAGAACTTATTCTAAGCATGTCAGATGAACAAAACAGATATTGTGTTACTTTGTATGGAAGGATGCACAAAAATACAGGTAGGTTTTGATGAAGTAAGAATTAAAATCGTGTGGAGTGAGGCCAGTTACCCACTGAAGTTCAGAACAGTAACTAAACTACACAGAAGCAGCAGGCTCAGGGAGTAACATACCCTGACATTTGAGAGTTGGTCCTGGCATTATCCTGATAAATGCTTCATAGGAAGCCTGGGAGAAGGGTGGGTCAATGGACTCGTGTACCAGGAATTTCTCATTCAAGTCTGTGGGGCTTTTGTGTTGATGTTTTTTAGGAAGAGGCTTACGATTCAGGAAGCTCTGTCTCATCCCTGGATAACGGTAAGACTGCATAAACAAACAGATCCTGGGTTTTGCTATGAGCAAAACAGGGATCATATTCTCAGTCTTAGTGGTGTGTTACATGGAAAACTGCCCCGAGTGCTTAGTGATCCTGGGTGTCTCAAAGAGATCTACTGGGAACAAATTGGCTGGGTCTGACTAAATCCCTGGATTTCTGCAAATGACTTCTTTTATCAGCATAACTTTCAAAAAGAGGGTGACCAAGCTCTGATCTTTACTGCACATTACAGCCTCCCAAATTGGACTGGGCTTTGCATTTTTCCATCCTTCTTCTCTGTTTGCATGGACACGTGTGTTGGGTTCAGTGCTTTCTTGAATTGAGAGTTGACTGCTAGTCAGTGTGGGAAATGGATTTCTCTCAAGAGATAACTGCTGTGTACCACGTGTGCTGATTTGCTTACATTTTGTGTGTCCATACGTATTTTTCATCATAAACATTGCCTGCTTGTGTGGATAAGTCTCttattgaaaatacatttagcTAATCTCAGCATGACTAATGAGGATTTTTGAAGTTCAGTTTTCGCTTTGCGTTGCACAAAACGTTAATTGGAGTTTTTCagggttgttgtttttcctctcacaAGTATCCACAGCTTGAGACTATTAACTGCtaaaaattaacatgaaaataAGTTGCAGCTGCATTATTTGCTCTTATCACACTGGAATGAATGCACATCACTTGTCACATTTGTTTTTGGGCTCGTGTGTTTggtgtcttttttcttttactcatATGCATGAAGGCAAGCCTGTGTGAGCAAAGGATCTCCCAGCATTGTGGAAGTCCAGGCTGCATCCTCTGTGTGCTGATTTTGAGTTCCTGCCCTGTCTTGTGAACGCTCAGTAACACTGGTTCCTCTGTCTGGTGACTCGCCAGCTGAAAGAAGAAACCAAAGTGCAGGAGCCCAAGAAGGTTGGGAGCACCCAGCTGAAGACGAAGCGGCTGAGGGAGTACACCATCAAGTGCCACTCGAGCATGCCCCCCAACAACACCTACATCAACTTCGAGCGCTTCGCCCGCGTCGTCGAGGACATTTCCCGCACGGAGCGCGGCTGCGGCACCTTGGCTGCGTCCCGGGACTCCCTGCAGGAGGACGTCGACGCTCTGCTGTCCATCTATAACGAGAAGGAAGCTTGGTACAAAGAGGAGAACGAGAGCGTGCGGCACAAGCTGTCCCAGCTGAAGTACGAGTGCCGGAAGATCGAGTCCCTGAGGAGGCATTTGCAGGAGGACATCAAGGCCGTGGACACCAGTCTGGCAGGCGTAGCTGGGAAATACACTGGTCTGCAGGGCCAGTATGAATCCCTCAGGCAGGAGCTTTCTGAGGAACTCAAGTGGATACAGGATTTAATGAGCACTTTTCAACTGGAAAATGAAGTCTGTGCAAACAGAAACTTCGACTCTGTTTTCAGCAAAGATGTTAACGAATCCCTGATGGAGCTGCTGAACAGATCTCGCTGCGAAGAATTCCTTGCAGGGTTGAACCTTGGTGTAGCAGAATCCCATCAGTGATGCTGAGATCAGGCTAGAGGCAGGGTTTGCTGCCTCTTTCCAGTGCATCAGTTTAAAAAGGTCCCAATGTACAGATTCTCCCCAAAAACATCACCTAGAATTAAAGTAGAAGTTCTGAGGTATTGCACAAGGTGCTGACCAAAGCCATAATCTCCTAGtgttgaagggttttttttctgtgtggtttttttttttttagagtgtCTGAACTTGCAGGAACAAGGTTCTCACAGTGGTATGGACATATCTAAACCTACAGCCTTTTGTATTGCCTATATCATAGTGCATTGTGTATTCCAGTTCCTGAAGGTACTAAGTTATCAACTTGGAATAAAGAATAAGTCAGCCTGTACTTACTAGAAACTGGGTGCCTGGAAACTAATGCAAATCTCATTATAGTACCTTTGGTTGGCTGAAGGAAACAGTGCAGGCAGTCCTACAGACCACATGagagaaatatttgcaaaggTTAACTCTGTCCTGTAAAACAAAGTAAACGGTGTAGTAATTTAACATTTAGCCAGTACTGTGGAAATTCTCTGTGAAATTGCTGCCAGTGAagaaaaggattattttaaagCCAGTTGTGCAGGGTGAAGTCTTTGACCATCAGAGGTGTTACCTGAATTTTAAACTAAAGGATTTAGTTTATATATCTCTCCTATACCAAAGAAATCCTATTCCAAAGACACCACTGGGAACTTGTAATGATCAAATAACTGCAGTTTTAGAGTGCAAATGTTAATATGTGACTGAGAAGTGATATCATAGTCCTCTAGTTTGTTTTCTACAGTGAAGAAGATGACAAACTACAACTAACTTAATCTGTGGTGTGGGATTTGAGACTAGTGCTCTTgctgtaaagattttttttttccttaagtttcagaaagtaaaagaaaagttgACCCAAACTTGAATCCTGCCCTGCTGTCTTGTGTTCAAAGAACCCATTTGGTCATACTGTATCAACCTGTACAGGTGTTCCCATCTCATTTTTGAACGCAGTAAATAGTTATTTATGCAGGGTGCCATTGTTCTCTGCAGGTTAGTCAGAGACTGAAGATGTCAggctgctgtgtgctgtgggcATTTGCTGCAAGGTGACTTTGTGCAGCTGCAAGAATCAGTGAGATAGTAGCTGATGTCCATCTAGAGTGGAtcttatatatataaagtatcTTTCACTgcccctcctcccttctccttttgcAGAGGAGTTAATGACCTAAATAAATGGAATTGTTGTTGTTCCTAACATGATTAAGAAGAATGTTTCTTACTTTGTGAGGACATGGCAGCAGGGGGGCCACTGTACTCTGCAGAAATTGGAGGAGAGAatgcttttatctttttatctcAAAGATGTGCAGAGGCTGGTGGGAATTCAGGGTTCTGAAAGCAGTTGTTCAGCTGGGGGATTGTTGCTCCCGTCACCGTACTCAGAGGAGGATGGAAACTGGACGTGCTCCCTGTGGCCTCGTTCTTGGCACGAgatataaaattttcaaaagcttcCAAGTCCTATGGGCAGCCAGGAGATGACCCTGGCAAGCTGGTGTTGGTGGCTGGGGAGAACTGGGCTCTGTTGTGACAAATAGCACTGAGAGTTTTGTGTGTGTCCATTTTTTATGGTCTCCAGATGCTTCAGTCGTCACTTCTGCAGGTTCCTTTGGTTGGAAGACCCACTGGACGCTATCCAGGGAAACCAcaacacaggatttttttacGAGGGGGAGagttttaattcttaaaatgtAACTTGAAGCCTACTGAGAGTTTGTATTTGCAGAAAAGCCTCTCAAGAGCGAGAGTGTGCCCTCCCTCAGCCATGATCTCATGTTGTTTGTTCACACAGATTTTCTGTACGAACAAATGCACGATGAGAAGGACCATCAAATGAGGCCACTTTGGGTGAGGGTAATGTTGTTGTGACTTGTCCTGGAGGCTGGTTGACACAGTGCTTTTGAGAAGATGTTCTGATGTGAGACAGGGACAAGGTCCCTGGTTTGCAGGGTACATAAATGGAGGGGCATTATACACAGGCTGGGGTAGAGTGAGCTGTTCAGTCAGCCACGGTTCTGCTGTGGAAAGGGCACTGGGACATTTGTCATGGTGATTGTACAGCTGACATTTAGTCAGTgacattttttccactttaaattGATTCCTGCCAGCCTGTTGCACCGTGCTAGCCACTTGCAGCACGAGGAAATGGTATTTAGTGCTTCACTGCCCCGGTTCTGTTGTGTCAGATGGTGCATCACATCTGAATGAGAAGGGGCCAGCTGATGGTTGGCTCCTTGAACTGCTGCTGAGATACTGCACAGCTGCtaaacctgcagcagctgatgaGAAAAGGGCATTTGTAGTcacaaacattttcaattaTGTTGctgaaaaagatgtttaaatCATCACTGATGTGTCTTCCATTCTCCTTTGGTCCTCTTGCTGCTCCAGGTGCATGGCTTGGCTGCATTCCAGTCCagtacaaatatttctgttatcCCCTCCTGCATATGCAGATCAGAACAGCTGGAATGGTTGTCACTCCATGAGCTGTGAACGGTTCATACCTGGTCTTTCCCTTTTCACTTTTGCCAGATCTGGGTTTTGAACCCTTCCTCCCCTCAATCTGTTAGATACAGTTCTCTGGTTTATGCAAATTTTGATGTGCTTTTGAAGTGGAATGTGCTTAATTTTCAGAAGGACTGTGTGTCAAGATTTGTGGAACATCTGTTCCTTAGCACCAGACTGAAATCCCCAAATGCTGGGCACATCTGAATTCTGATagatattcttttttcttcttgtttgccATAGTCAGGTATTGCAATTCTTTCCTTACATATTTACTGCCAGGGTATCCATGTCTTGTGCTCTCATACTCGGTGTGGTTGAAGGACAAAGCCAGTTTTTTCAGACAGCATGTATCCCTGGCACCAATACCAAACGACAGCCAACTTTTTCCCATGTTACTATAGTGTTGTCATCCAGAAAAAATGCAGGTGGGGCAGGTGTGCACTGAGAATCAGCTTGGCAACTTTACTAAGTGAAAGCAATCCTTAGCACCCTCTagttttaggatttttttctgagatcaAAGGCAGGCACAAGGTGGACTggattgaattatttttcttctgcttttccctgtatGAACCCACAGCCTCCCCAGCCAGCACTCTTCAGCCAGCTCCAGTGCACGTGGGGAATTGTACATATTTTATGCACCAAAGGGAGCCAGACAATTAAATTGCTCTTTTGTCTTCCAGCCCATGGACAAGCAACAGGCTTTGGTTCGGAAATCCTCTGTTGTTAACATGGAAAACTTCAAAAGGCAATATGCCAGGAGGCGGTGGAAGGTACGGCAGGGAGCCTTTAACCCTCCTCACGTGGGGCTTCCCAAACCCGGTGGGATCAgagggcaggacagggcttGAGTGTAAAATTGTAGCAGGCAGCAGATAATGAGGTGTTTGGATGTGTCTGTGTGGACATGTGTGGTCAAACtgcccctcttccctctctccacaGCTTTCCTACCGCATCGTCTCGCTGTGCAACCACCTGTCCCGTTCCCTGGTGAAAAGGGTCCTGATGCAGGAGGAGAGTTTGGTAGGTGCATTTCCTaaagggggagaggagaagaaccagctttcctgtgcagtgactTTTGCTGTCCTTACCTGGATGCACAGCCCAACAGGACGGCAGCGGTTTGGAGAGGGAACCCAGATGGGACCATGGCATCCTCTGTGTGTCTTTAACGGGCTGTACATGGTGTTACTGTGACAGGAATGttgtgcagggagagctggtgACTCCATAAACCTTTGAGGTGCTGCCCACATTTACTGTGtaaaggagcagcagctgatgtTGGGATCCCATGGCAGTGACCCTGCTGGCTGAGATACGAGCAGTCCTGGAGGGaacttgctgctgctcttgtgCCCAGCTGTGTGTGATGGAGGGTGGGGGACCCCAGAAGTGCCTGTGACCTTCTGGAATGCAGCTGTGAGGGTCCTGTTGGCTCTGCTTTCCTCCACAGATGATGCACTGATGATATCAGAGCACCATGTGGAGCAGCGTGGTATCTCATTTACGTGCCTGAGACATTGTGGCCTTTCTGTTTCAGAGGAACTGTGAGAGTGACAGTGAGGATCTTTCCCAAGAAGTTCCTCCtcagaggagaagcagcatATCCTAATGTGAAGAGAATTCCATGGGCAGGAGACACAGGAGACTTCCATCCCTGCTGAAGcaagcagccctggcagcagacCTTGACTTATCTGAGTCATTGGTGTGATGCTTCTTGCTTCTCAAACAGCACCAACAGCTGGGTGATGGTATTAAATGTCTGCTGAGCATCTTGGAAAACTGGGAAGCGAGATTCCCAGGGAAATGCCACAGCACAAGCACCAGTTGGAGTGCTTTGAGTGTTTCAGTGATACTTCAATCTGTTTGTGATGTTGGCTGCACTCAGGGTGTTGGATTTCTACTGATATTCCTTTCCTGCAGAATAATTCCCGTCCTGCACAGTGGTGAAGACT is a genomic window of Chiroxiphia lanceolata isolate bChiLan1 chromosome 12, bChiLan1.pri, whole genome shotgun sequence containing:
- the DAPK2 gene encoding death-associated protein kinase 2 isoform X1, yielding MRGVVSLRDLPSLGKSLQCLFIPGHSPALDFCMCSELNFAVQVASPLSINERPGMAFFKQQKVEDVYDIGEELGSGQFAIVKKCQERSTGVEYAAKFIKKRQSRASRRGVSREEIQREVTILQQVLHPNIVKLHDIYENKTDVVLILELVSGGELFDFLAQKESLSEEEATRFIKQILDGVNYLHSKKIAHFDLKPENIMLLDKNIPIPHIKLIDFGLAHKIEDGVEFKNIFGTPEFVAPEIVNYEPLGLAADMWSIGVITYILLSGASPFLGETKQETLANITAVNYDFDEEFFSNTSDLAKDFIQKLLVKDTRKRLTIQEALSHPWITLKEETKVQEPKKVGSTQLKTKRLREYTIKCHSSMPPNNTYINFERFARVVEDISRTERGCGTLAASRDSLQEDVDALLSIYNEKEAWYKEENESVRHKLSQLKYECRKIESLRRHLQEDIKAVDTSLAGVAGKYTGLQGQYESLRQELSEELKWIQDLMSTFQLENEVCANRNFDSVFSKDVNESLMELLNRSRCEEFLAGLNLGVAESHQ
- the DAPK2 gene encoding death-associated protein kinase 2 isoform X2, which codes for MAFFKQQKVEDVYDIGEELGSGQFAIVKKCQERSTGVEYAAKFIKKRQSRASRRGVSREEIQREVTILQQVLHPNIVKLHDIYENKTDVVLILELVSGGELFDFLAQKESLSEEEATRFIKQILDGVNYLHSKKIAHFDLKPENIMLLDKNIPIPHIKLIDFGLAHKIEDGVEFKNIFGTPEFVAPEIVNYEPLGLAADMWSIGVITYILLSGASPFLGETKQETLANITAVNYDFDEEFFSNTSDLAKDFIQKLLVKDTRKRLTIQEALSHPWITLKEETKVQEPKKVGSTQLKTKRLREYTIKCHSSMPPNNTYINFERFARVVEDISRTERGCGTLAASRDSLQEDVDALLSIYNEKEAWYKEENESVRHKLSQLKYECRKIESLRRHLQEDIKAVDTSLAGVAGKYTGLQGQYESLRQELSEELKWIQDLMSTFQLENEVCANRNFDSVFSKDVNESLMELLNRSRCEEFLAGLNLGVAESHQ